The Astyanax mexicanus isolate ESR-SI-001 chromosome 21, AstMex3_surface, whole genome shotgun sequence genome contains the following window.
GTCcactaggggtgttccatattgtatcgtacgcaataatatcgccaacattttttaatattgtgaatgatattataccccaaaatatcatgccatatcacccacccataatcatcacatcaggttactacttttattttatttttctttactgtttttagaaaaagaaaaattcacacttcaCTTATTacccatgatatatctactagagacagattatatctgtgcattatcattcattttactttaatcctggatatatggagatattgagatagtgtattattagtatcataacattctggatcgttgacttgttacaatctgatgaaaattcttgtatttttttacatctcagttagaggtgtgccatatcatattgtatgcaatactacaattttatttaaaattttgttgcagtagtatattctggaaatatatattttttattcagtgttttgtcttatcgcaaaaataccattaaatattgtgatataattttagggccatattgcccacccctagtgtccacaaacattttaacatatgGTTTATTTCAGCATAGAACCATTTGCTGATCTAACTTCCCCACTTTAAGCAGCAAGTGAAATATAAATATGCCAAATGAAACATTGCCAGACGTTCAATACACCTGATTAAGCAAATAGCCTTTTGGCTCTGAGGGATGGTGTGAAATGGCTAAGCCATCTGGCAGAGCTGAGGAAGTGTACTGGCTTTTGTATGACTCACTATAATGTACAGTGTATTGGAGACAGGGAGTCAGGTGCAGTAAATTGCTTGGTGTCCAGTAGCACTTAAATGTGATAACTGATAGAAAGAGGGGGTGATGAGGGTCTCTACAAAAGGGAATTATAGCATGAATCACTGTAAACGAGACTGTAGAAGTGGTTGTCAGATAAACGGACTTGGCACAAGtcagggaaaagaaaaaaaaagcgaaATAAAAGAAACATTGGACAGATTTTACCTCAGACAAAGAGTCTTAACCATCCTTAAAACGTAGTAGTAAGCATGCCTTGAGACACTTAAGAACTTTATTCAAACCGTCTACCCCAGTGGTCTTCAACCCTGATCCTGCAGGAGAGCTAGCGTCCTGCAGACTTTGCACCCAACCCAAATCTATCCCACATTATCCAAGTCATATTagctttagaattttttttttttcaaataattgtATCTAATTTTATCCCTTCTCTCCCCACTTTGTAAGGCCAATTACCACAACACCCATTCCTTTGCCCTTTCCTgtcacaaggagggtgaagacaagcacatgcctcttctgatacatgaagtcagccaccaccttttaCAGGTGCCGCTGATGATAAGTCACTGGGTAGCCAAGTACattgaggaaagcacagcaactcaggCACAATAAATCAGCTGACAGACACCTGTGCTGCCAGACCTTACATTAGGAGTAataggggagagagcgccatgaACCCACCCAGAAACAGCAAGGTCAATCTTGTGCTCTTTAAGGCTCCAGATAGCAAAGCAAGCAGCATTCAAACCAGAGATTCTTGGATAATAGCATCCAAGATCCTGAATTGTCTGCTAGACCACCCAGAGTCCTCCTTAAGGAGTTCTTTATTGGCTGAATGTGTTGTGTTCAATTTGGGTTGGATGAAGTTAAAACGAGCAGGAAGCTTGCCTTCCAGAAGGAGCCCTGGAGACCACTGCTCAAACAAATCAACAAAATCTGAATTTCAAAATAAAGTTGTTGGAGAAGACTACCCAGACCAACCATCTCCAGAATCGCTCAGCATCACCTTTTCTGTCCTTCCTGCTAAAAGCAAACCCTAATGGTGAGTCTCCAGCTCAACTACTGTCCATTCCCCTTGAGGAGAGCTGCCAGAAGCCTCGGGTGAGAAGCTGCTCACAGAAGTGACCGTGGCAGAAGGTTGAGCAAGTGAGGGCAAGAGGTTGGGCCATAGGCTGGTCTCCAGGGGACTCAGTGTCCCAGCTGACCCACCAGGCAGAAGATACAGTGGGGAGCAGCTGTCTCCAGCCAGTAGCAATGTCTGGTTTATGAGCTGCTGGACAATGTCCACTTTCTTGCCCCAGTCCAGCTCCACAGGAGAGAGCTGTTCAGAACAAGTAAGAGGGCTGTCTGGAGCAGCAGGGTCAGTCAGCCCCACTTCTTGGTCCTGGATGAGTTCTGGAGAACATGTGCTTTGTGCTTGGGAAAAGGCGGTATTGTCTTTTGAAGGACTACGGTCTCTCTCGGGCTTGCTACATAACTGTCGGGACTCTTCACATCCAgtctttttttctgtcatttcattttcttcattttcatctTTGACGTCATCTTCAGCATCGCTGGTCTCCAGTGCTTCATAGATAGTGCAAAGCCCAGAAGGGGAAAGGAGAACATTTGTCACAGTCTTACTTTGCTTATTTTGGTTGCTTATCTTGTTTTGTTGTTCCAGCTCTTGCTGCCATTGCATGATCTGCTGCCTCTGCTTcagttcctgctgctgctgctgaatctgGAGCTGAAGCAAGTCCCTCCTCTGGTCCTCCAACTCCTTCTCTTTCACCtccctcttcttcttttcttcaagTTTTTCTTCTGCCTGTTTCCTTGCTCTCTCTTCATTTTCATCTTCATCACATTTATGGTCATCTCCGTTCTGCTCCCTTTCTCTTTGTTGCTCTCGACTCTCAGACCACTGGTTCTGTTGTTCACGACGCTGTTCAATCTGCCTGAGCTGCTGCTGGTGACGCTCCAGCCGTTGGAGCTGGGCATTGGGTCCCATACTTGGTATTCTTGGAGGAAGGTCAGTAGGCAGACGTGGTGGGTTGGTGACATGATCCACAGGAGCTCTGGGACGGCGTTTGGGCGACATGGTCATGTGGATGGTGAGGACTTCGTGTGGTTGATGGAGGGAATGAACGTTTATTCCTGTAAACAGGGCAGATAGTCCAAGCGGGTGTTAGAACAAGCAAAGAGAGACAAAGTGGCAAACAATAAAATGGTGAAGAGGGCAGTGGGAATAAAGCGATAACCCTTTTGAGTTGATAAATGCACCAGTGCATCAAATTGAATTATCTCAAGGTTTCTATTCACATCTTTGTGATATTTTGATCATCTTTTGCTATATGGTGAATTTCTGGGTCTTgtttgtgcaaaactgatcaAGAGACACTCAGGAAATCACTATAGACTTCAAATTTGGTGCACCAATGCATTTGCTGACCTCAGAGGGTTACAAGTATGGTGAAGGGAGAATTCCATGTAAAAGCATTACAGTGGGAAAGCTAAGCACAGACAAGAAAGCTAAATTCAATACATTTTCAATACATTGTTCAGAGAGACATATTGGTGAAGTTTTTGGTGCAGAAGTTCTTGTGCAGTGAAAGCGGCCACACCCTGTATATGCAATAACCATTAACTATTGTGAAGAGTGGTCAAAACAAAAGAAGCTTGTGAAGTTAACACAACAACCCTCTTCGTCAGGGTAGTTAGTTGAACACATGCAATGCCAAGCACTCACCATGCATAGTACAATACATAATATAAGAAAGCAGTGAGTTGGAATTCCTTTGGTGCGTCCAACCTTGTTCTGGTGTTACAACACGTATATGAACTCAACACATGCATATGCACTCAACACAACATAGCATGCATCAAGCAATAAGCCACCATGGTGGACAGCAATTGTGGTGTCCTTGCAGGCATGCTGTTCATACAGGGAGGTGTTAGGGGGAGGGAACAAAAAGTGCTTAGTGACCCTGATCTACTTTAGGGATGTGTGAAGTTTGGTGCATCCAAGTGAACAGACTTTGAGTCCCTTCAGTGCAACTTTTCCAAAAAGATCATCTAACCCATCTTTATGTGGCTGTAGATCAAAGCAGTGCACTTGGTCAGTCCTGAACTGTGGAGCCAGACAAACAGCAGATAAACCAAACCACACAGAGGTGCAAGGAATTAAAaaggagacagagagggagaggagaaCTAAGCACCTTGATAAGGAATGAGATCCAGAAGCCTCGTAGGATCAGATCTCTCGTTTTCTCCTTCCTCCTCAGGATGGTGGGAGTCGAGGAGGAGACggggatttaaaaaatatatatataaaacaaaaaatgggaGAAAAGGTGGTGGGGTTTGGGGACACAAGAACAGAAGTGGAAGCAGACTGGGACAGGAGAAGAGAAAGGTTCTCCTTCTGTTGCAAAAATCGTTCCATCATTCATGTTTATGAGATTAACCCTCTGCGGTCGATGAATGTGCCGCTGTGACAAAGTTTCAAGTTTCTCTATGTTTCCTTTAATGTCTATGCAATCAAATGCAGCAAGAGTTGAGAATCTTGTCACCTGATTTTCACTCAACTGATTTCTAACTAGTGGATTTGTGTACCCATAATCCGTCATTGTTGGATTGGTGAGTCTGCCTATGTTGTGTGAAACGGTCCAATAGACACTTAGTCAGCAAATGTCAAAGAATTTACACtttagcacataattgtaaaatgactaaataaatacagcCCTCTTCGCTTTTGAAGCGAGACAAAGAATCAGGCTTTAGGGTGTAATAGAAATCTCAACCCTGCTAGTCACTTACAGTCTTTGGGTTGAGACTAAGGACAGATTCAGGGAATTCTGTATTTCTGTGCTGCACTATTGCAAATATATTAATAGAAACACTGAATTTGACACATGCATTCATCAATCCTAGAGGGTTAAACCTGTGTTTTTGtaatctgtgtaaaaaaaaaaaggtcagcaaGAAGTGTTGGACACAAAACCTGTTACAATGCTGCAATAATGGACCAAACATAAGGTACCACTTCCACAGATGgagcttaataaaaaaatatatttgttttgaaACCCATTTCATCAGTAGTCAAAAAATTGCAGAATATCTAATCACTACTAGAGGAGCACGTATACACCAGCTACAACATTTTACTATTTAGAaacttagggcattttcacaccaattGTTCATTGGCTCTGGTCTGAAccagttaatgagtttgtaaaCTTTGAGCAGTTTCCCCATTGGTTTGCTTTGTTTTCACAGATAAACAGTCCAATCAAAACACTTCACACACCATGTAAGAACCCGCTCTCTGCTGGTGTGGGAGCAAGTAAGTATATACAGGAAAAAAAGATTCTGTGTTCTGGACTGGTGCATGATTTATTCCAATTTAACATGAAACACCACAAGAGATGGCAATGTTCACAGATGTTCATAGTAATTATCAGTACTCAAACTTGTGGAGTACAGCTGATTGAGAGGCTAGTTTGTCACctcatctgcatctcaccacaAACAATTGGCTCCAGCGTTTGGTTGGACCCAGACATAAACAACCTTtaaagtacaggtgtgaaaaagcccTAAATATGTAACCAACAGTGGTTCCCAATCCtgaaccccccaccccaccctctCCCTGTTTTAGTGTTTACCCAGCCCATACATAGCCAACTACAAGTCCTCCCAGAGTTAAAGGTATTGTGttagatagaaaaaaaaactagcacTAGGATCAGGATTGAATATCCGCTGCCATGATtccagtagggctgcaactaaattattttggtagtcgactactctgattatttttttgattagttgattagtcaacaattatttctgccatttcctccatctctaaaaatgacaaACAGCTGACCATgagatttaaaatacatttaaatgtctggatgttgtttaaatgtggaaagtactgatatttaataataaaatatgtaatctATTGCGTTAAGAGAAACAAACTAGGTTGAGTGTAACACTTTGTGTTATGGGGTACAGTAATTGTCAATTATATCgtctaatcgttgcagccctactttctACAATGAAGACCCAAAGAAGTAAATTTTCCTTTTTCTTGTAATAGAGGAAATGCTTTATCACACTCCCAAAGTCTGAAGAAATGAAAAGAAGTGTTAAATGTCAAATCTTTATTTAAAGCTACGACAGTAAGTactcaaaaaacacaaacaaaattgTTATCACAACATTAAAGGTAAGGGTTAAGCAAACCCTAAAGTGCAGAAGATAAACAGGGAATGTGCGTGGAGGGGGAAGGAGCAAGGTTAAAGAAGACAGACGACTGAAACTCAAAGAAGttaacaaacaaaatacaaaaatcaattaattaattagcttttttttttgtaaaaatgtttgGATAAATACACATACATCGCTCAATTGTCCATTCCACAGTCCCTTTTGCTTgaatacttcatttttttttcattctgtgaATCATAACTCATGCCTCTTCAAGGTCATttgttaaaaaggaaaaaaaggagagaaacatTTGCCCTAATTGTAAATAGCAGTAGCTATTGCACATACAGAAATTTTAAGCCATGTACCCATAATTGTAACTGTTTGAGTAATATGCTGGGGGTGGTACTGCCTTCTGAATGACCAGCCCTTTTATTCTATCACCACACTTAAAACGTTCCCTCTTATTTTCTTAACACATTCAGACAACAAATCTGAGAAGACCCTGACGATGAGACAACAATGGACACAAAGAGGCATTTATAAGGTACCATTTATACATTACCTGCCAAGGAGCCATCAGTCTTTTCACATATAGTGGAGTAGTAGGGATGTTGAGCGTCAAGATCCCAGTCGCCGTCTTGGTGCTGTGAGGAAGGGTTAACCAAGCCTCCCTCAGTGGGCTCAGTGCCACTTGGTGAGCAAGGTCCTGGCAGTTCCTCATTGGCCTTCACACAGTGCATGTACTGTTGCTCCAAGTTAGGCGGTGCAATTTCTTGCTGCTCAGCGTGAAGCTTGTCGACATCTCCAGGAGCGCAGGCTGGCGTGAGAATCAGCTCCTTGATCAACAATGGATCTTTGGCTTCATCTGGAAGCTGGTCTTCATTCTCTAGGGAGAAGATACCCGGGCTTTTGGCGCAACTCTCTGTGGTAGACTGGGCATTGGAGTTGGATGTAGTGGTGCAGTCAAAGCCATAGGATGCAGCTGAGGTGGCAGACTGAGGAGtgtcaccaccaccacctccttcTGCCTCTGCGCTGGCTTCCTCACGCTCCTCCAGGGTAGACAAACTGTGGGCAACTTGCGCACTGCCAAAGCATTCATTACCAGTGGCAACAGGTTCCATACTGGGCTCACTGATCTGCATCTCGCCTTCCGTGTCGCTAGCCTCATCCTCTGTGGCTGAAGAGGGGGACGATGGCACAGATGTTGGTGCAGTTGCAGGTCCACCCAAGATATCGTCAGCAGGCAAAGTCTCAGGTTCTTCCTCCTCATCACCATGCTCAAGTTGGATGCCCAGATCTTGCATGATGTCTGGAAGAACAGCAGGAACAGAACTGGCCGGTGCTGCTACCTGCTGCTGGAGGTTATCCACTCCAGAGATTATATTGTATTCTTTTTGCTCCTCAGGAGTGCTTGTGTCACTGCAGCTGTGTGCATCTTGTTCTAGGCCACTTGCGGCATTCGGCCCGGACATCCCTTGGGTCCGAGAGCCCAAGTCTGTACTGAAGCTAGCATCTTTCTCTGCAGAAGGCACTGGTGCAAGTTGAGGTGAGCTTGGAACAGGCTCAATCAGAGGTTGGACATGACTTGTAGGGCCTCCTTTGGCATGTTCAAGATCCAGCCAAGCTTGATGAGAAGCTTGGGCTAGGGTTTCTAAGTTTGCTTGCCTGGGGCTTGAAGAAGGACTGGAGGGAAAAGTGGAGTCTTGTTGTCTTGGCTGGACCCAAGGATCAGCAAAGGGATTTGTCTGGTCCCACTGCGCTGCAGGAGGTGCAGAAGGAACAATGGGATGAGGCTGCATCCGGTTTAAGTTGTCCAATCTGTAGTCTTCTGCAAAGTCGTCTTCATCTGCATTTCCATAACTTTCAAGCCCACTCTCAGTAATGCCCTCACTGGCCATTTCCacatcttcatcctcctcctcgtcctcatTGTCGTGACACTGCCTGTGAGAGTCTTCTGCTCTTTCAGACCCTACATCCATATCACAGACACGGTCGTCGtcatcatcttcctcatcttcattaGCATCTTCGTTCACAGGAATGTCCGGGACTTTCTCAAAGTCTGGAGATCCAGCAGATGCACCCTCACCATCAGCACCTTTCAGGCTAGCCTCCCCCAGATCATCCATACTTTCAGTGCCTTCAAGGACACCGGGAGCACTAAGCTCTGATGCGCCCTGTTGGCTGCAACTTACATCCTCAGAGTCAAGTTCTGAGAGCAGACCTCCTGCCCGCCATACTGAGCCAGCCAGACCAGCGGAACCAGGTCGGGATTCCTCAGTAGGCTGTGTACCACTCATGTCAGAAATGGATACCTGCTGACTGCCCTccctctcttcttcctcttcttctgcatCATTGTGGAGTATCTGCTCTGCTTTCTCAACTGCCTCCACAGTTTTAGGGATCACTGCGGCAGCAACCGAGACTTCTAATGGTGGAATAGGTATAGGTTCTTGCAGTGTCCCTTCTTGCAGTGCTGGAGTCTCAACTAAAATGTAATCGTTTGATTCATGTTCAACTGGGACTGATGGAGGTCCAGACTCTTCAATAGGAGCTTCAGCTTCTAGTTCTACAGCTAATGACTCAACGTTTACTGGCTCCATGACAGGAACATTCTCCATGTCTGAAGGTTCTGAGGAAGGCACTTGAGCAACTTCATTGTTCTGAACTTCCACAGGGACACTGGTCTCTTGATTGAGCTGTTCTTCTACCTGTAATGCAGAATTAGTGTCCACTCCAGGAATGGATGCTGCAGCAGGTACGTCTGTCGTTGGAGAGACAGTGGCCACAGCAGCTGATGGTTCCACAGGGTCTTTTGCTTGTTCTTTTTCTGAAGGCTTTCCCTTGATGACCATAGGTGAGACGGACTGTGTCGGTTTGGTTGCTTGCCGCTTCACAGCAACTGGAGTACTACTACCTGCTTGCTTGATGTTGGAAGCTGAAGCCAACTTGTTTCTGGGACTTGGAGGGACCTTTCGTGTCGGTACAGGCTTACTGTCATCCGTTTTTGGTCGAGTTGTTTTGGTATCTACGGGTGGACGTTTGGCAGCTGTAGCTGGTTTTGGGGGTTCAGATTTTGAAGGCTTTGCAGAAGCAGATGGGGCACTGGTTGTAGTCTTGGTGGCCATCGGTTTTCTGACCGGTGCCTTGGTGGAAGTTTGCCCAGCATCtaaaatgaaaattatatatatattttttaatatttaaagtagcTGAAAACAAGCTGTAAACAATTGAAAAGGGGGATAATGGAAGTAAAGATAATAGAAACATGTTAAAAAACGATTTTAACACTACACAACAAAATTCTACCTTTTTTGGCTGCAGCCACAGTTGTAGTTGTGGTCTTAGAGGACTGCAATGATGCAGAACGTGCAGTAGAGGGGGCTGAGGCAGTTCTGGAGGCTGAAGGTTTTGTAGTGGTGGTGGTTGGTCTTACTGAGGCTGTGGAAGTGGTTGTATGAGAGGCAGCTGCTGTGGTAGGCCTAGAGTgagaaaataaatatagaaaaataaaacattgaaaatgtTAATGCTGAATGAGTCTTTAATTTTGTAGATTGATACATTTTTCAAGGCAGCATTTAATCAAAGATTTCTAATACGGTCACCTTGGTACACAATGAGTTTCATGTTATGAAAGCAATTTCTAGAGGGATCATTCATAAACTAATAAAGAGATGGGAAATTGTGAGTGCTATTGCTCAGAGCAGTGAAAGGAACATAATCAATTTCAATCACAATAATCTTCTGTTGTTCAGCACTATGCACTCATCCTTTTTCCTAGTGGGAGGTGAGATAAAGCATTTTAATGCTGACATGGCATGTTTTTTATTAACTCAGTGACTTGAGCTATCATTTCCTGCCTTTTCTCTTCCTAACGGTTCTTTCCAGCCAAACTACATTTAACCTCTTTCTGGACACCCACGAGCAGCCTCCGTTTTTGCTGCATCATCTACTTTACTGCGTTGGTAATGTTATGACTTTCTGTTATTGCTGCAGTTATATGATGGTAATAAAATAACCACTAGTGGGCcaacaaaaaaaagggaaaattttTACAAGTAATCACTTAAGAACAAATGTTCACAAACAAAAGacactatataatacatacaTCTTCTGCAAGAAGCAAAaggtaaagggaaaaaaaaaaaaaaaaaatcggacttcCAATTTTTGTGTAGAGGCTACCAGCTGCAGTTCTTTTGAcagaacttttaacttttaaactaTCAAGACCCCAAGAAAAGATGAGACAAAAATAATCAAGACATGTGAAGAATGCAGCACTTTGAAAAGCCACAGAAACATCATGCTTTAGCTGTGACATGGTCAAAACTGGCAGCGAGCATGCCCCTTAAATGTGCACACAATGCAGGACATGTTTAAATGCCCGGGCTCCAAATGCCTGGACTATAACATCGCCCCCACAAATCAGACCACAACAATGGCCGACTGTTCACAGACTAGAACAAAAGAACTCCAACTCCTTATTAAATTCAAATCAATCTAAAAAGAAGCAAGATGACCAACTTGACTACAGCTTATACTACATGACTACAACTTGACTACATGCTCCTACTCTTATTCACAAAGAGATATACATTTAGGCCATATCGCGCAGCCCTGTATCACGATTATTTAAAGTGGAAAACTATTTGCTGTGCATCGGATTGgctaattttgagccaaaacctTGAGAGTCAATCAGATCATCTTTCGGAGTGAAGGATTACAGCAGCCAGTGGTTAAACAAGGAACAACGAAGAGGTAAACTCTCCATGTCGCTACACGTGCTGAGCAACAATCAACAGAAAACTAAAGGAATTGCACTCAAAGTGaaataaagtgcacttaaagCTATGAAGTGCAGTTCAGTTTGAGAATAGTCAGCTCTTTAGGGAGGCGATGctaaattgtaattttaagacaatGCACAGAAACCTTGCACGATGGCGCATTTCCAACATCCATGTAAAATGCAGCCTGTCCTGTTGACTGGTATCAATGATCGGCCCACATCTAGTGATTTCAATATTTTTGCATACACTTAGAAGCAGGAATGAATGTAGATGGCATTACAGAGCTTAATGTGTGCATGTAACAGCAAAGACAAGTAAAAAGAACTAGCTGTAAGCCATTACGGATACTCAGCACTAATGTAGATCAGAGTACAATCCATCTGTGCATTACTACAACATCTGAAATAACAGAACTCAATTACATCCCATTCTAGCCAAACAAGAGACAAACAAGATTTTCCACTAAGTGGAAAGACAAATTGGCCAAGGATCTTCACTGCATGACCTCACATAACCGCCATCCCTGTCAAGATCATTGACTCAAATCACTTTAAATCTGCAATCTAAGAAAAAAAAGCCATCTAAGCAGAATAACAAGCAAACTCTTAGGCTTGAACTGGCCCAAACATTCAATTGTGGACTTGATGATCCAGTTACACATTAAACTGACTGATCTTGACTACCGTAAACGAAAAGCAATTGGCAAAGACCAAAGTTCTCTCCATTTAAGAAGTTCTTAAAAGGCCATGACATAATTGTTCATCAAGCCATTAAAGGAGGAGTATTAACCACATTAACCTTGGCAATATTTAACTACCACAGCCGGCAGTTAGCAATTAGCAGCTAAAATTTAGCCATTAACATAAAAGAAATCTTATGTCAAGACAACATTTATGTAAAATCATacactatcaaaaaaaaaaaagaaaccccaTACCCAGCTACCAAATTAAGTTTTTGCCACCTTCAGTAATTCCAATGGTGGTAAAcatcaatataaaaaatatgaaaaaaaaaaaaaaaaagaacgaagAAGAAGGTTCGGTTCAGACTGTTGATTTTTCTTCTCCTTAACCTTCTTGCACATCCAGCCAGTTACTGAGACACCCCAGTTTATTTTACAGTTGTTGaagctttattatattttttaaaaggagGGAGATGCAAGAGTGAAATTTGAAtccatatttctgcataaataaaatgtttcctACCTTCTGAAATCAGTAGTAGCAAAGCCATGATtcattgctaaataaaactgtTAATATGTCAGACTTCGGATAAATTGCAGGAATGATTTGTCGCAGGAAGTTTGGACCAAACATGGAAAATTTATAATTcgcattaaaaaaggcattcaaatTTCCAGATGAACTGTGTGCATATACACCATAATGTTGATGGCACTATATAAAATGCTTGGCTTAGCAACGCTTAAAGTTAATTGCAGACAGACACTTCCTCAATCACAGCATTTCTTCCATCGCCACAGTAAATTACAACCCCGTCAGACAAGAGTTCTGGAACGCACTGTTTGCTTGGCCTGACTGCCATCCAAAACCAGCTTCACTGCACAGCTTACCCAACCAGAAAAATATATGAGGCTTGACCAGGGAGATGAGAGACGAGCTAAAGGCATCCCCCTCCCCTCCTTCTCCTTCTAAAGCACAAAGGAATTGAAAGTTGAGCTTTAACCTAGGCTTGAATCAGAGGCTGTATGATGGACAGAAAAGCCTAAGAACTGACGGACAGAAAGGGACAGGCTGTCTTCTCCCTCAGACGCAGTCACGAAGAGGGGATCTTCCTGTTAAGCTGCAATCCAAAGCCTGGCCAAGACAAGGATAAATCTCAGTCCCACcctctttctcgctttctttctctctagtcTCTGGCATCTGTTGGACACAGTGCTGTAGTACATAGTGATTGTGCCATATGtgagtgtgccatattgtattacACACAATTTTATCTTTTTTGAAACAATaatcaaaattatttaaaaagaagaaaaaaggatcAGTCTTAACTATCTATTTACTGTACAGATATTTTTATAATTGTGTTTGCAAATTATATGCAGCAACTCAAAGTTAGTGTTAAAAACTGTTTCTACAGAATGTTTGAAACTTatttatatgaatattcatgaaataataaaaaaaacattaagcagCAGCAGGTAAAAGAGAACAGGGAATCTACAGCACAAAGAAGACAAGATTAAAGTGAAAGCAGATCAAAATGAAAGGGAACACACTGACATCTGGTCTGCATATGTTTTTAAAGCATGTTTGCGGTTTGATATCAGCTACACATCCTTTAGAGGAAGCAACAGACCTTAAGCAGCCTCCCATCTGATATGGTAGAAAGGcattaaccccttaaaccctAGGCTTAGTACTGTAATCTTAGAatgatatttaatattaataaaacaaggGATCATGCACACGccttaatttatttaaaacaagccATGTAGATACACATGTTGACTGGGTCAACAGGATTCAACAAGGAATAAGGTTATTGAACATTTGCTGGGCACacagtagcattagtattagtagCATTAAAAGTATCATTT
Protein-coding sequences here:
- the si:ch211-214c7.4 gene encoding platelet binding protein GspB yields the protein MKPDGVSTTPPEPTEALGASAVAEDVAGEEQPQEEQNQSPPQPEELENVQKVADSTAPPPEKEANGKTSGPKNGTKAPVKTKFGTTAPKTSSAVSRPAPAQSRVANGVSRPATNGAAKKPANAPVAAGVKKPTSTGAAAQVKKGPTAATAAPRTQTKVAERKPVGTARPAVASTSSGTKPVAANAATALNKRPAAAANNAAPKPKTTAPRPATAPASKPAVSAASKAAPVPKTRPTTAAASHTTTSTASVRPTTTTTKPSASRTASAPSTARSASLQSSKTTTTTVAAAKKDAGQTSTKAPVRKPMATKTTTSAPSASAKPSKSEPPKPATAAKRPPVDTKTTRPKTDDSKPVPTRKVPPSPRNKLASASNIKQAGSSTPVAVKRQATKPTQSVSPMVIKGKPSEKEQAKDPVEPSAAVATVSPTTDVPAAASIPGVDTNSALQVEEQLNQETSVPVEVQNNEVAQVPSSEPSDMENVPVMEPVNVESLAVELEAEAPIEESGPPSVPVEHESNDYILVETPALQEGTLQEPIPIPPLEVSVAAAVIPKTVEAVEKAEQILHNDAEEEEEEREGSQQVSISDMSGTQPTEESRPGSAGLAGSVWRAGGLLSELDSEDVSCSQQGASELSAPGVLEGTESMDDLGEASLKGADGEGASAGSPDFEKVPDIPVNEDANEDEEDDDDDRVCDMDVGSERAEDSHRQCHDNEDEEEDEDVEMASEGITESGLESYGNADEDDFAEDYRLDNLNRMQPHPIVPSAPPAAQWDQTNPFADPWVQPRQQDSTFPSSPSSSPRQANLETLAQASHQAWLDLEHAKGGPTSHVQPLIEPVPSSPQLAPVPSAEKDASFSTDLGSRTQGMSGPNAASGLEQDAHSCSDTSTPEEQKEYNIISGVDNLQQQVAAPASSVPAVLPDIMQDLGIQLEHGDEEEEPETLPADDILGGPATAPTSVPSSPSSATEDEASDTEGEMQISEPSMEPVATGNECFGSAQVAHSLSTLEEREEASAEAEGGGGGDTPQSATSAASYGFDCTTTSNSNAQSTTESCAKSPGIFSLENEDQLPDEAKDPLLIKELILTPACAPGDVDKLHAEQQEIAPPNLEQQYMHCVKANEELPGPCSPSGTEPTEGGLVNPSSQHQDGDWDLDAQHPYYSTICEKTDGSLAGINVHSLHQPHEVLTIHMTMSPKRRPRAPVDHVTNPPRLPTDLPPRIPSMGPNAQLQRLERHQQQLRQIEQRREQQNQWSESREQQREREQNGDDHKCDEDENEERARKQAEEKLEEKKKREVKEKELEDQRRDLLQLQIQQQQQELKQRQQIMQWQQELEQQNKISNQNKQSKTVTNVLLSPSGLCTIYEALETSDAEDDVKDENEENEMTEKKTGCEESRQLCSKPERDRSPSKDNTAFSQAQSTCSPELIQDQEVGLTDPAAPDSPLTCSEQLSPVELDWGKKVDIVQQLINQTLLLAGDSCSPLYLLPGGSAGTLSPLETSLWPNLLPSLAQPSATVTSVSSFSPEASGSSPQGEWTVVELETHH